One window of Mastacembelus armatus chromosome 20, fMasArm1.2, whole genome shotgun sequence genomic DNA carries:
- the otos gene encoding otospiralin, whose protein sequence is MKQLVWLCILLGLFACHLSEARVIPQGVPYDEPPAVPYWPYSTSDFWNYIEYFKSIGAYNHINEMARAFYAHQPLGDTLGYETNQGHEH, encoded by the exons ATGAAGCAGCTGGTCTGGCTCTGTATTCTGCTCGGCCTCTTTGCCTGTCATCTCAGTG AGGCCAGAGTCATCCCACAAGGAG TTCCATATGACGAACCACCAGCTGTTCCCTACTGGCCCTACTCCACCTCTGACTTCTGGAACTACATTGAATACTTCAAATCAATCGGTGCATACAACCACATTAATGAGATGGCCCGGGCCTTTTATGCCCACCAGCCTCTTGGAGACACCCTGGGATATGAGACCAACCAGGGACATGAGCACtga
- the apodb gene encoding apolipoprotein Db, which produces MATAYLLLLLLPLVSAQTYHWGPCPTPKVQPNFNLQQYLGRWYEIEKLPASFERGKCIEANYAMRKDGTVQVLNSQFYKEKVRVAEGTAVVQDVREPAKLGVSFSYFTPYSPYWVLSTDYTTLSVVYSCTDILRIFHVDYAWILGRSRFLPRDTVNYAKALLIKEGIDIVKMTATDQMGCKDN; this is translated from the exons ATGGCCACTGCCTaccttctcctcctgctgctccctcTGGTGTCTGCCCAGACCTATCACTGGGGTCCCTGTCCTACTCCGAAAGTACAGCCAAACTTCAACCTTCAGCAG TATCTGGGGAGATGGTATGAGATTGAAAAGCTCCCTGCTTCCTTTGAGAGAGGAAAATGTATCGAGGCAAACTATGCCATGAGAAAAGATGGTACGGTCCAGGTGCTGAACTCTCAGTTCTA CAAAGAGAAGGTGAGAGTAGCAGAAGGGACAGCAGTGGTTCAAGACGTGAGAGAACCTGCCAAACTTGGAGTCAGCTTCTCGTATT TTACTCCCTACAGCCCATACTGGGTTTTGTCCACGGACTACACCACCTTGTCTGTCGTGTACTCTTGCACAGATATCCTTCGCATTTTCCACGTTGACTACGCCTGGATCCTTGGCCGGTCACGGTTCCTGCCTCGAGACACTGTCAACTATGCAAAAGCCCTGCTGATCAAAGAAGGAATTGACATTGTCAAGATGACGGCCACAGATCAGATGGGCTGCAAGGATAATTAG